The following coding sequences lie in one Anolis carolinensis isolate JA03-04 unplaced genomic scaffold, rAnoCar3.1.pri scaffold_11, whole genome shotgun sequence genomic window:
- the terb2 gene encoding telomere repeats-binding bouquet formation protein 2, with protein sequence MFNGGRAWFSQSVGKELCRLWVAEGGVITNQDAADYLFSSDASHPDTKRIHQSLDYLEDRITVFHSCYLATCANSDTKDTVPLGHFVLPPACLHQEIREKIGSFKWEQLANSQKPQEELHLDSQPVEVTDIREEDTLKSKIALERSCTRDIHAPETLETGKLSYIPLRDYPASNMVTGYASAKEMKKFRGEMCDFIPGSSGYLAYWIPNETNDLSVAKTKVKRK encoded by the exons ATGTTCAATGGCGGCCGGGCCTGGTTCTCTCAAAGCGTCGGCAAAGAGCTCTGCCGGCTCTGGG TTGCTGAAGGAGGAGTCATTACAAACCAGGATGCTGCAGACTATCTGTTCAGCAGCGATGCCTCCCATCCTGATACAAAAAG AATACACCAGAGCTTAGATTATCTCGAAGACAGAATTACAGTTTTTCATTCTTGTTATCTTGCCACTTGTGCCAACTCTGATACAAAGGACACAGTGCCATTGGGACATTTTGTTCTCCCACCAGCCTGCTTGCACCAAG AAATAAGAGAGAAAATTGGAAGCTTTAAATGGGAACAACTAGCCAATTCTCAGAAGCCACAGGAAGAACTGCATCTT GACAGTCAACCTGTTGAAGTCACAGATATCAGGGAGGAAGATACCCTAAAGAGCAAAATAGCACTGGAAAGAAG TTGCACTAGAGACATCCATGCTCCTGAGACACTAGAAACAGGCAAACTGAGTTACATTCCACTTCGAGATTATCCAGCAAGTAATATGGTGACAG GTTATGCTTCTGCTAAAGAGATGAAGAAATTCCGTGGGGAAATGTGTGATTTCATTCCTGGATCTTCGGGTTATTTGGCATATTGGAttccaaatgaaacaaatgatCTATCTGttgcaaaaacaaaagttaaaagaaaataa